GGCAGCTTTCATGCCATCAGTAATTTGTGTTGTTATTGATTTCTTATTGCGTTACAATGCAAAGTTTTATAACATTGTTGACGCAGGTTCtggttgttggtggtggtgatggtggggTTCTTAGGGAGGTTTCTCGCCATCCTTCTGTTGAGCATATTGACATATGTGAGATAGATAAGATGGTTGTAGATGTAAGTGGTGTAATGTATCCCTCTGGGTTTTAAGTTTGTAAAGAAATCTGTGCTGACTGGCTGattatgtttgtttgtttgttgtttctttcttttctaggTGTCTAAGAAGTTTTTCCCTCAGTTAGCTGTTGGATTTCAGGACCCACGTGTCCACCTTCATATTGGTGATGGTAGGTTTAATAATTACTATTTGCTTCTCTATGTTTTATCAAAAGGTTAAGTTAAATTGACGTTGTATTTGGCTGCCTGGTCGTCTCAATCATATCTCGTTTTTATTACATGACAGCTACTGAATTCCTGAGGCATGCGCCTAAAGGGAAGTATGATGCTGTAATTGTTGATTCATCAGACCCTGTAGGTACGTTATGGAAGGCATGTTTCTTTCTGCTTACTGTCCGTGTGTCcccctctctcttcctcgcTTAGTCTTGATCTCAATATGGAGTATGAAACTTTTATGATCTTAAGGTTTTAGATACTATTCTTTAAATGTACGGTTTCCTTTTTATGCAGGTCCTGCTCAAGAGCTTGTAGAGAAACCATTTTTTGAGACAATAGCTAGAGCATTAAGGCCTGGTGGTGTTCTCTGTAACATGGCGGAGAGTATGTGGCTCCATACGCATCTTATTCAAGATATGATCTCTGTTTGTCGTGAAACATTCAAGGGATCTGTCAATTATGCATGGGCGAGTGTTCCTACGTATCCAAGGTAACactgttctttttgtttctcgTGTTAATCTACTCTCTGCCTTTATATCTTGAAATCATTTTCTTACTCCTGAGATTGCTTGTCATGCAGTGGTGTGATAGGCTTTCTGTTGTGCTCAACGGAGGGGCCTCCTGTTGATTTCAAAAATCCAGTCAATTCCATTGAGAAGTTAGAAGGAGCTCTCAAACATAAGAGAGAGCTTAGGTTCTATAACTCCGAGGTAGGAGCCATCTTTTCTAATTTCATCTTACACAGAATTCTGGTATATTGCTGCTATCTTTTGGTGTTGCTTAGATATGCAAGATTCTCAGCCATATTTTGCTAAATCTGAATGTTTCAAAATTATTGTAAAGCAAAATAACAGTGTTGTTTGTTTGGCAGATGCACTCAGCTGCCTTTGCCTTGCCTCCTTTCTTGAGGAGGGAGGTGAGCGCTCTGTGCCATTCTTCAACCTCAACCTTGCCAAGATGAATCGGCTGAGGAGTAGTTATTAGTAGCAGCACCCGTTGCTTCATTTGCCTGATAGTCAAAGTGAGTAGTAGCacatggaagaaatagaagATAGGttaattattacttttttatttttaagtgtaGATGAG
Above is a window of Prunus persica cultivar Lovell chromosome G2, Prunus_persica_NCBIv2, whole genome shotgun sequence DNA encoding:
- the LOC18785691 gene encoding spermine synthase; its protein translation is MEGGAGRGLECQKTMDGKASNGNGSEKAIPSCCLKARASAPEAEAKCHSTVVSGWFSESQSRSEKASKKVYFNNPMWPGEAHSLKVEKILYKGKSEFQEILVFESSTYGKVLVLDGIIQLSEKDECAYQEMIALLPLCSIPSPKTVLVVGGGDGGVLREVSRHPSVEHIDICEIDKMVVDVSKKFFPQLAVGFQDPRVHLHIGDATEFLRHAPKGKYDAVIVDSSDPVGPAQELVEKPFFETIARALRPGGVLCNMAESMWLHTHLIQDMISVCRETFKGSVNYAWASVPTYPSGVIGFLLCSTEGPPVDFKNPVNSIEKLEGALKHKRELRFYNSEMHSAAFALPPFLRREVSALCHSSTSTLPR